A genome region from Thalassococcus arenae includes the following:
- the serA gene encoding phosphoglycerate dehydrogenase has translation MAPKVLISDELSEAAVQIFRDRGIDVDFMPELGKDKEKLAEIIGRYDGLAIRSATKVTPTILERADNLKVIGRAGIGTDNIDKEAASKKGVIVMNTPFGNMITTAEHAIAMMFAVARQIPEASVSTHAGKWEKSKFMGVELTGKTLGVIGAGNIGGIVCDRARGLKMKVIAYDPFLGEEKAQQMQVEKVELDDLLKRADFITLHVPLTDQTRNILSAENLAKTKKGVRIINCARGGLVDEAALAELLKSGHVAGAAFDVFSVEPAKENPLFNLPNVVCTPHLGAATTEAQENVALQVAEQMADYLLTGAVQNALNMPSVTAEEAKIMGPWIKLADYLGAFIGQMTDEPIKAINILYDGYAAEMNLAALNCSLIAGIMKQVNPDVNMVSAPLIAKERGIKISTTNQAQSGAFEGYIKVTVVTGKRERSIAGTVFSDGKPRFIQIKGINIDAEVGRHMVYTTNEDVPGIIGALGQTMGANGVNIANFTLGRTAAKGEAIALLYVDEPVPGKALDALRATGLFQQVKSLEFDVA, from the coding sequence ATGGCCCCCAAGGTACTCATCTCCGACGAACTCTCCGAAGCTGCCGTGCAGATCTTCCGCGATCGCGGGATCGATGTGGATTTCATGCCCGAACTGGGCAAGGACAAGGAAAAGCTGGCCGAGATCATCGGCCGGTATGACGGGCTGGCGATCCGCTCGGCCACCAAGGTCACGCCGACGATCCTCGAGAGGGCGGACAACCTCAAGGTCATCGGCCGCGCCGGGATCGGCACCGACAACATCGACAAGGAAGCGGCATCCAAGAAAGGCGTGATCGTGATGAACACGCCGTTCGGCAACATGATCACCACCGCCGAACATGCCATCGCGATGATGTTCGCCGTCGCCCGCCAAATCCCCGAAGCCAGCGTGTCGACCCATGCCGGGAAATGGGAGAAGTCCAAGTTCATGGGGGTCGAGCTGACCGGCAAGACCCTGGGCGTGATCGGGGCCGGCAATATCGGCGGCATCGTCTGCGACCGGGCGCGCGGGCTGAAGATGAAGGTCATCGCCTACGACCCGTTCCTGGGTGAGGAGAAGGCCCAGCAGATGCAGGTCGAGAAGGTCGAACTGGACGATCTGTTGAAGCGCGCCGATTTCATCACGCTGCACGTACCGCTGACCGACCAGACCCGCAACATCCTGTCGGCCGAGAACCTGGCCAAGACCAAGAAGGGCGTGCGCATCATCAACTGCGCCCGCGGCGGTCTGGTGGACGAAGCGGCACTGGCCGAACTGCTGAAATCCGGCCATGTCGCCGGTGCGGCCTTCGACGTGTTTTCCGTAGAACCGGCCAAGGAAAACCCGCTGTTCAACCTGCCCAACGTGGTCTGCACGCCGCATCTGGGTGCCGCCACCACCGAGGCGCAGGAAAACGTCGCGCTGCAGGTGGCCGAGCAGATGGCCGATTACCTGCTGACCGGCGCCGTGCAGAACGCGCTGAACATGCCGTCGGTCACCGCCGAAGAGGCCAAGATCATGGGCCCCTGGATCAAGCTGGCGGATTACCTGGGTGCGTTCATCGGCCAGATGACGGACGAGCCGATCAAGGCGATCAACATCCTTTATGATGGCTACGCCGCCGAAATGAACCTGGCGGCGCTGAACTGTTCGCTGATCGCCGGGATCATGAAACAGGTGAACCCGGACGTGAACATGGTCTCGGCGCCGCTGATCGCCAAGGAGCGCGGGATCAAGATCTCGACCACGAACCAGGCGCAATCGGGCGCGTTCGAGGGCTATATCAAGGTGACGGTTGTCACGGGCAAGCGCGAGCGGTCGATCGCCGGGACGGTGTTCAGCGACGGCAAACCGCGCTTTATCCAGATCAAGGGCATCAATATCGATGCCGAGGTCGGGCGGCACATGGTCTACACCACCAACGAGGACGTGCCGGGCATCATCGGCGCCCTGGGTCAGACGATGGGTGCCAACGGCGTCAATATCGCCAACTTCACCTTGGGCCGGACCGCCGCCAAGGGCGAGGCCATCGCGCTGCTTTACGTCGACGAACCGGTGCCGGGCAAGGCGCTGGATGCGCTCAGGGCGACGGGGCTGTTCCAGCAGGTCAAGTCGCTGGAATTCGACGTCGCCTGA
- a CDS encoding LysR family transcriptional regulator, with protein MNFKTFDLNLLRVLDALLTTHSTTQAARKLGLSQPAVSSALARLRLSLGDPLFVRHGRRIVPTENALRLQVPLRLLLDDAERMLCGTGHFDAANAQDRFRIAGSDFFAEMLMPALAADVAREAPGIRVQLVDLVPENFVETLERHQIDLALLPQTVLPAWVDSHVLFQSSFVVIARRGHPRLRAARITAGDVMPLDLFCDLGHVLFSPEGKLEGPGDAALSRVGRARRVVMTLPVFSGVYNTVAGSDTIALIPRQLAERVGARVGLDILLPPVPIDPAVISMVWHKRATTSPAHRWLRDKVHNATRCLDVPAARMVGSQVAQ; from the coding sequence ATGAATTTCAAAACCTTCGATCTCAACCTCCTTCGCGTTCTGGATGCGCTGTTGACGACGCATTCGACGACGCAGGCTGCGCGCAAGCTGGGGCTTTCGCAGCCCGCCGTGTCTTCGGCGCTTGCGCGGTTGCGCCTGTCACTTGGCGATCCGTTGTTCGTGCGGCACGGGCGTCGCATCGTGCCCACCGAAAACGCGTTGAGACTGCAGGTTCCGTTGCGCTTGCTGCTGGATGATGCCGAACGGATGCTGTGCGGCACCGGCCATTTCGATGCCGCCAACGCGCAGGACCGGTTTCGCATTGCGGGCAGCGATTTCTTTGCCGAGATGCTGATGCCCGCGCTGGCCGCCGATGTCGCGCGCGAAGCGCCGGGCATCCGCGTGCAACTGGTCGACCTGGTGCCGGAAAACTTCGTCGAAACGCTGGAAAGGCACCAGATCGACCTGGCCTTGCTGCCGCAAACGGTTTTGCCTGCCTGGGTCGACAGCCATGTGCTGTTCCAGTCCAGTTTTGTCGTGATCGCGCGGCGGGGCCACCCGCGGCTGCGCGCTGCGCGCATCACTGCGGGCGACGTGATGCCGTTGGATCTGTTCTGCGACCTCGGGCATGTGCTGTTTTCACCCGAAGGCAAGCTGGAGGGGCCGGGCGACGCGGCGCTGTCGCGCGTCGGACGCGCGCGGCGGGTGGTGATGACGCTTCCGGTGTTTTCCGGCGTCTACAACACCGTCGCGGGCAGCGACACTATCGCCTTGATCCCGCGGCAGTTGGCTGAAAGGGTCGGGGCGCGTGTGGGTCTGGACATCCTGTTGCCGCCGGTTCCGATCGACCCCGCGGTGATCAGCATGGTGTGGCACAAGCGCGCCACGACCAGCCCGGCGCATCGCTGGTTGCGTGACAAGGTCCATAACGCAACGCGCTGTCTCGACGTGCCCGCGGCACGCATGGTGGGATCTCAGGTTGCACAATGA
- a CDS encoding metallophosphoesterase: MNDAIFAIGDVHGQYRYLVQALDWIAADPEAGAPIVFIGDYIDRGPDSRAVVERLMRGAPEDTDWICLQGNHDTLLPLFVSEAEDDATQTIARRWLSKAMGGMQTLASYGIDPNADRPLDDIRTEARDRVPVDHVMWLDARPRMHVTDAHVFVHAGIRPGIALDDQDPEDLIWIRRDFLDDPRDHGRLVIHGHTPADIPEHCGNRINVDGGAGYGRPIYPVLLLRGEAFLIGPRGRAAL, from the coding sequence ATGAATGACGCGATCTTTGCCATCGGGGACGTGCACGGTCAGTATCGCTATCTGGTCCAGGCGCTGGACTGGATCGCGGCCGATCCAGAGGCCGGCGCGCCGATCGTTTTCATCGGCGACTACATCGACCGGGGGCCGGATAGCCGCGCGGTGGTGGAAAGGCTGATGCGCGGCGCTCCGGAGGACACCGACTGGATTTGTCTTCAGGGCAATCACGACACGCTGCTGCCGCTCTTCGTGTCCGAGGCCGAAGACGACGCGACGCAGACGATCGCGCGACGCTGGTTGAGCAAGGCGATGGGCGGGATGCAAACCCTGGCGAGCTACGGCATCGACCCGAACGCCGACCGGCCGCTTGATGACATCCGGACAGAGGCGCGCGATCGGGTTCCGGTGGATCACGTCATGTGGCTCGACGCGCGTCCGCGGATGCATGTCACGGATGCCCATGTGTTCGTTCATGCCGGAATTCGCCCCGGGATCGCGCTGGACGATCAGGATCCGGAGGACCTGATCTGGATCCGCCGCGATTTCCTGGACGACCCGCGCGATCATGGTCGATTGGTGATCCACGGCCACACGCCGGCGGATATTCCCGAACACTGCGGCAACCGTATCAACGTCGATGGCGGTGCAGGCTACGGAAGGCCGATCTATCCGGTCCTGTTACTGCGCGGCGAGGCCTTTCTGATCGGGCCCCGCGGTCGCGCCGCCCTCTAG
- a CDS encoding SulP family inorganic anion transporter, protein MQRLARFFPILQWGKSYTWDTAMSDGMAALIVTIMLIPQSLAYALLAGLPPEMGLYASILPLVAYAIFGTSRALAVGPVAVVSLMTAAAIGKLGLTDPAQIALAAGTLALLSGAILLAMGILRLGQLANFLSHPVIAGFITASGLLIAASQLRHIFGVDAHGHTLVDIATTLVAHLPDTNPITLALGAATLAFLFWVRKGLKPALLSLGLRPRLADLLAKAGPVAAVAATALTAYALDLGASGVALVGAVPSGLPPLTLPSLDPMLWQQLFLSALLISIIGFVESVSVAQTLAAKKRQRIDPDQELIGLGASNAAAALSGGYPVTGGFARSVVNFDAGAETPAAGALTAIGIALAALFLTPLLTYLPTATLAATIIVAVLSLVDFSILGRAWSYSKIDFSAVAATIVLTLGFGVEVGVSAGVLLSIALHLYKTSRPHVAEVGLVPGTQHFRNILRHKVDTRPHLVTLRVDESLYFANARFLEDLVLNRVAKDKALRHVVLMFPAVNEVDMSALETLEEINRRLDDLGIRLHLSEVKGPVMDRLKRSHFLDALTGKVFLSQYDAWRALEGGATAGPDQKGLAAQ, encoded by the coding sequence ATGCAACGGCTCGCGCGTTTCTTTCCGATCCTTCAATGGGGCAAGAGCTATACGTGGGATACGGCCATGTCCGATGGCATGGCGGCGCTGATCGTCACGATCATGCTGATCCCGCAATCGCTGGCCTACGCGCTGCTGGCAGGTCTGCCACCCGAAATGGGGCTCTACGCGTCGATCCTGCCGCTGGTGGCCTACGCGATCTTCGGCACTTCGCGCGCGCTGGCCGTCGGGCCTGTAGCCGTGGTGTCGCTGATGACCGCCGCCGCCATCGGCAAGCTGGGTCTGACCGATCCCGCCCAGATCGCGCTGGCCGCAGGCACGCTGGCGCTGTTGTCGGGCGCGATCCTGCTGGCGATGGGGATCCTGCGGCTGGGACAATTGGCGAATTTCCTCAGCCATCCGGTGATCGCCGGCTTCATCACCGCATCGGGCCTGCTGATCGCCGCCTCGCAGCTGCGCCACATCTTCGGCGTCGACGCGCATGGTCACACGTTGGTGGACATCGCCACCACGCTGGTCGCGCATCTGCCGGACACCAACCCGATCACGCTGGCACTGGGTGCCGCAACGCTGGCTTTCCTGTTCTGGGTCCGCAAGGGGCTGAAACCGGCGCTGTTGTCGCTGGGCCTGCGCCCGCGCCTCGCCGATCTGCTGGCCAAGGCCGGGCCGGTCGCCGCCGTCGCCGCCACCGCCCTGACCGCTTATGCGCTGGATCTCGGCGCATCGGGCGTCGCACTCGTGGGTGCCGTGCCTTCGGGGCTGCCGCCACTGACCCTGCCCAGCCTCGATCCCATGCTCTGGCAGCAACTGTTCCTGTCTGCGCTGCTGATCTCGATCATCGGGTTCGTCGAATCCGTGTCGGTCGCGCAGACGCTGGCCGCCAAGAAACGCCAGCGCATCGATCCCGATCAGGAACTGATCGGCCTTGGCGCGTCGAACGCGGCAGCGGCGTTGTCGGGCGGCTATCCGGTGACCGGCGGTTTCGCCCGGTCGGTGGTCAATTTCGACGCCGGGGCGGAAACCCCGGCGGCCGGCGCCCTCACCGCCATCGGCATCGCGCTGGCCGCGTTGTTCCTGACGCCGCTGCTGACCTATCTGCCGACCGCGACACTGGCCGCCACGATCATCGTCGCAGTGCTCAGCCTGGTCGATTTCTCGATCCTGGGGCGGGCCTGGAGCTATTCCAAGATCGATTTTTCTGCTGTGGCCGCGACCATCGTCCTGACCCTGGGTTTCGGCGTCGAAGTTGGCGTATCGGCCGGCGTGCTGTTGTCGATCGCCCTGCATCTGTACAAGACATCCCGCCCGCATGTCGCCGAGGTCGGCCTTGTCCCGGGCACGCAGCACTTCCGCAACATCCTGAGGCACAAGGTCGACACCCGGCCGCACCTGGTGACCCTGCGGGTCGACGAAAGCCTGTATTTCGCCAATGCCCGCTTTCTTGAAGACCTGGTTCTGAACCGCGTGGCAAAGGACAAGGCGCTGCGCCACGTCGTGCTGATGTTCCCGGCGGTGAACGAGGTCGACATGAGCGCACTGGAAACGCTCGAGGAAATCAATCGCCGCCTCGATGACTTGGGTATTCGGCTACATCTGAGCGAGGTCAAGGGTCCGGTGATGGACCGCTTGAAACGCTCGCATTTCCTGGATGCGCTGACTGGCAAGGTGTTCCTGTCGCAATACGACGCCTGGCGCGCGCTAGAGGGCGGCGCGACCGCGGGGCCCGATCAGAAAGGCCTCGCCGCGCAGTAA
- a CDS encoding cytochrome d ubiquinol oxidase subunit II, whose amino-acid sequence MELFGDPGTWLPLTFAALMGLSILIYVVLDGFDLGVGVLFPFAEEAEKDRMIASIGPFWDANETWLVLAIGILLVAFPTAHGAILTALYLPVAVMLIGLILRGVAFEFRVKAPAPWKDSWNRAFFAGSLMTSLSQGYMLGLYIMGLQVTWFTLGFAAITAVFLTVAYSFIGATWLILKTDKALQRKAVGWAKGGIWGVVLGLGAVSVASPFVSPRIFDKWFSVPEIFLLAPLPLISAALVALLAYALRHLPTKDDGWAWFPFVATITLFVLGFFGMAYSFYPYVVPEQLTIYEAASAPESLFIILIGTLFVLPMIMGYTVLSYVIFRGKATLLSYE is encoded by the coding sequence ATGGAGCTGTTCGGCGATCCCGGCACCTGGCTGCCGCTGACCTTTGCTGCCCTGATGGGCCTGTCGATCCTGATCTACGTCGTCCTCGACGGCTTCGACCTTGGTGTCGGGGTGCTGTTCCCCTTCGCCGAAGAGGCCGAAAAGGACCGCATGATCGCCTCGATCGGTCCGTTTTGGGACGCCAACGAAACCTGGTTGGTGTTGGCCATCGGAATCCTTCTGGTGGCCTTTCCCACCGCCCACGGCGCGATCCTGACGGCGCTCTACCTGCCCGTCGCGGTGATGCTGATCGGACTGATCCTGCGCGGTGTCGCCTTCGAGTTTCGGGTCAAGGCGCCCGCGCCCTGGAAGGACAGCTGGAATCGTGCCTTCTTTGCCGGGTCGCTGATGACCTCGCTCAGCCAGGGTTACATGCTGGGGCTCTACATCATGGGGCTGCAGGTGACGTGGTTCACGTTGGGCTTCGCCGCCATCACCGCGGTCTTCCTGACCGTCGCCTACAGCTTCATCGGCGCGACATGGCTGATCCTGAAGACCGACAAGGCGCTGCAGCGCAAGGCGGTGGGCTGGGCAAAGGGCGGCATCTGGGGTGTCGTGCTGGGCCTTGGCGCGGTGTCTGTCGCCTCGCCCTTCGTCAGCCCGCGGATCTTCGACAAATGGTTTTCCGTACCCGAGATTTTCCTGCTGGCGCCGCTGCCCCTGATCTCGGCCGCTCTGGTGGCGCTTCTGGCCTACGCCCTGCGCCACCTGCCGACCAAGGACGACGGCTGGGCCTGGTTCCCGTTCGTCGCCACGATCACCCTGTTCGTGCTGGGCTTCTTCGGCATGGCTTACAGCTTTTATCCCTACGTGGTCCCGGAACAACTGACGATCTACGAAGCGGCATCGGCACCGGAAAGCCTGTTCATCATCCTGATCGGCACGCTGTTCGTGCTGCCCATGATCATGGGCTACACGGTTTTGTCCTACGTGATCTTCCGCGGCAAGGCGACGCTGCTGAGCTACGAGTGA
- a CDS encoding cytochrome ubiquinol oxidase subunit I, protein MDTLLLSRIQFGANISFHILFPTITIALGWVLLFFKLRWQATGAAKWMDAYRFWVKVFALSFAMGVVSGITMSFQFGTNWPGFMESVGNIAGPLLAYEVMTAFFLEAVFLGIMLFGMSRVPSWLHTLSTFLVAFGTTMSAFWILVLNSWMHTPAGFEMRDGVAFATDWWAIIFNPSMPYRLVHMLLASGLTVAFLIAGLSAFRLLIGDRSDAVRATLRTGLVMGALLIPVQIVAGDFHGLNTLEHQPQKVAAMEGNWETRGNVPLLLFALPDEEARENRFEIGIPNGASLILKHKADGVVPGLNDFVAEDGSVTHPPVAPVFFSFRIMVGTGMAMLLLSWAAVALMWRRGGVQHLPKPLLLALVPMAFSGWVATLAGWYTTEIGRQPWLVQGVLTTEQAVAAVPAPMVLTTLIAYLAIYALLLFAYVSVLFYLARKAARGEDIAPRTALSGQAPVAVAAE, encoded by the coding sequence ATGGACACGCTGCTGTTGTCCCGCATTCAGTTCGGAGCGAACATTTCGTTCCACATCCTGTTTCCGACGATCACCATCGCCCTGGGATGGGTGTTGCTGTTCTTCAAGCTGCGCTGGCAGGCAACAGGCGCAGCAAAATGGATGGATGCCTACCGTTTCTGGGTCAAGGTCTTTGCCCTGTCCTTCGCCATGGGCGTGGTCAGCGGCATCACGATGTCGTTCCAGTTCGGCACCAACTGGCCGGGCTTCATGGAAAGCGTGGGCAACATCGCCGGACCGCTGCTGGCCTACGAGGTGATGACTGCCTTCTTCCTCGAGGCTGTGTTTCTGGGCATCATGCTGTTCGGCATGTCGCGGGTGCCGTCCTGGCTGCATACGCTGTCCACTTTCCTGGTCGCCTTCGGCACGACCATGTCGGCCTTCTGGATCCTGGTGCTGAATTCGTGGATGCACACGCCCGCGGGGTTCGAAATGCGCGACGGCGTCGCGTTCGCTACCGATTGGTGGGCGATCATCTTCAACCCGTCGATGCCCTACCGCCTTGTGCACATGCTTCTGGCCTCGGGCCTGACCGTCGCCTTCCTGATCGCCGGGCTCAGCGCCTTCCGCCTGCTGATCGGCGACCGGTCGGACGCCGTGCGCGCGACCCTGCGCACCGGCCTGGTCATGGGTGCGCTGCTGATCCCGGTACAGATCGTCGCTGGCGATTTCCACGGCCTCAACACGCTGGAACACCAGCCGCAGAAGGTTGCCGCGATGGAAGGCAACTGGGAAACGCGCGGCAACGTTCCGCTGCTGCTGTTCGCCCTGCCCGACGAGGAAGCGCGCGAGAACCGCTTCGAGATCGGCATCCCCAACGGCGCCTCGCTGATCCTGAAACACAAGGCCGATGGCGTGGTGCCCGGCCTCAACGACTTCGTCGCCGAAGATGGCAGCGTGACCCATCCGCCCGTCGCGCCGGTCTTCTTCAGCTTCCGGATCATGGTCGGCACCGGCATGGCGATGCTGCTGCTCAGCTGGGCCGCGGTCGCGCTGATGTGGCGTCGCGGCGGCGTCCAGCACCTGCCCAAGCCGCTGTTGCTGGCGCTCGTTCCGATGGCGTTTTCGGGCTGGGTGGCAACGCTCGCCGGATGGTACACGACGGAAATCGGCCGTCAGCCCTGGCTGGTGCAGGGCGTTCTGACCACCGAACAGGCCGTGGCCGCCGTGCCCGCACCGATGGTGCTGACCACGCTGATCGCCTACCTGGCCATCTATGCCCTGTTGCTGTTCGCCTACGTGTCGGTTCTGTTCTACCTTGCCCGCAAGGCGGCGCGCGGCGAAGACATCGCGCCGCGGACCGCACTGTCCGGCCAGGCACCCGTCGCCGTGGCGGCGGAGTAG
- a CDS encoding D-alanyl-D-alanine carboxypeptidase family protein has protein sequence MPRLRYLHRMLPAAVLILTGWAVSAAPQAHLVLDVQTGAVLSADNADTPLHPASLTKMMTLYLAFDALKSGTIAANDPVTVSASAAAKGGSSLHLRDGDRTTVQALILGTAIRSANDAATALAEAIGGTEAAFVARMNDTARRLGLTATRFRNPHGLTASGHLSTARDMAELGRRLAMDHPEFFSLFRQRTARIGTREIAHTNRRFLGAYDGADGIKTGYTRAAGYNLTASARRSGRHLIVTVFGATSSAERTETVARLMDRGFSMTPDTDTAPLRSRPTRPETAFIAGLFPEPGTSGPQAVRKPRPAMPGAILLRQAAPPAGNPKMKHAAGAVSLGGLRVRQGLIPAASALQ, from the coding sequence GTGCCGCGACTACGATATCTGCACCGGATGCTCCCGGCAGCTGTGCTGATCCTGACTGGCTGGGCCGTCTCCGCCGCGCCTCAGGCGCATCTGGTTCTCGATGTCCAGACCGGCGCGGTTCTGTCTGCGGACAATGCCGATACGCCGCTGCATCCCGCATCGCTGACAAAGATGATGACGCTTTACCTGGCTTTCGACGCGCTCAAGTCCGGCACCATCGCGGCCAACGATCCCGTCACCGTGTCGGCCAGCGCCGCAGCCAAGGGTGGATCGTCGCTGCATCTCAGGGACGGGGATCGCACGACGGTTCAAGCGTTGATCCTCGGCACCGCGATCCGGTCGGCCAACGATGCCGCCACTGCGCTGGCCGAGGCGATTGGCGGCACCGAAGCCGCGTTCGTCGCGCGCATGAACGACACCGCGCGGCGTCTGGGGCTGACCGCAACCCGGTTCCGCAACCCGCATGGCCTGACCGCTTCGGGGCATCTCTCGACCGCGCGTGACATGGCCGAACTCGGCCGCCGCCTGGCGATGGACCATCCGGAGTTCTTTTCCCTGTTCCGCCAGCGCACCGCCCGGATCGGCACGCGTGAAATCGCCCACACCAACCGCCGGTTCCTCGGCGCATATGACGGTGCCGACGGGATCAAGACGGGATATACCCGCGCCGCCGGATACAACCTGACCGCTTCGGCGCGACGCAGCGGGCGGCACCTGATCGTCACGGTCTTCGGCGCAACCTCGTCGGCGGAACGCACCGAGACCGTCGCGCGCCTGATGGATCGCGGCTTTTCCATGACGCCCGACACGGACACGGCGCCGCTTCGATCCCGGCCCACGCGCCCGGAAACCGCCTTCATCGCCGGGCTGTTTCCCGAACCCGGCACCAGCGGACCGCAAGCGGTGCGCAAGCCGCGACCTGCCATGCCGGGTGCGATCCTGCTGCGGCAGGCCGCCCCGCCAGCCGGCAACCCCAAGATGAAACATGCCGCCGGGGCGGTTTCTCTGGGTGGTTTGAGGGTCAGACAAGGCCTGATACCGGCCGCGTCGGCGCTGCAATAG
- the rpmE gene encoding 50S ribosomal protein L31: MKKDIHPDYHLVTVKMTDGTTFETRTTWGKEGDTLVLDIDPTVHPAWTGGGTRLMDQGGRVSKFKKKYEGLGF, translated from the coding sequence ATGAAAAAGGACATCCATCCCGATTACCACCTCGTCACCGTCAAGATGACCGACGGCACGACCTTCGAAACCCGCACCACCTGGGGCAAGGAAGGCGACACGCTGGTTCTGGATATCGACCCCACCGTGCATCCCGCGTGGACTGGCGGCGGCACACGCCTGATGGACCAGGGCGGCCGCGTGTCCAAGTTCAAGAAAAAATACGAAGGCCTGGGTTTCTGA
- the rplS gene encoding 50S ribosomal protein L19, with the protein MDLIAQLEAEQIASLGKTVPDFKAGDTVRVGYKVTEGARTRVQNYEGVCIGRKNGSGIAGSFTVRKISFGEGVERVFPLYSTNIEYIEVVRRGRVRRAKLYYLRSRRGKSARIAEDANYKPLSGADA; encoded by the coding sequence ATGGATCTGATCGCACAGCTCGAGGCAGAACAGATCGCCTCGCTCGGGAAGACCGTTCCCGATTTCAAGGCCGGCGACACCGTGCGCGTCGGCTACAAGGTGACCGAAGGCGCCCGTACCCGCGTCCAGAACTACGAAGGCGTCTGCATCGGCCGCAAGAACGGGTCGGGTATCGCCGGGTCGTTCACGGTGCGCAAGATTTCCTTCGGTGAAGGCGTGGAGCGGGTGTTTCCGCTGTATTCCACCAACATCGAATATATCGAGGTTGTCCGCCGCGGCCGCGTCCGCCGGGCCAAGCTCTACTACCTGCGTTCCCGCCGCGGCAAATCGGCCCGGATCGCGGAAGACGCAAACTACAAGCCGCTCAGCGGCGCCGACGCATAA